A segment of the Armatimonadota bacterium genome:
TCGACATCGGGGGGGACGAGCAGCAGATCACTAGCTACCAAACCCAGTACGACCGGTTGACCTTCAAACACGTCCTGCTGCCGATTTGGAGCGGTGCCTACCGGTACGGCGGCCGGAGTTGGGCTTACTTGGTCAACGGCCAAACTGGTGAAGTGAGGGGCGAGGCACCTGTCAGCCCCTGGAAAGTCGCAATTGCCGTGATTTTGGGGCTTATCGTCGTCGGCCTTATCATCTACTTGACTTCGAAATCCAAATAGCCATCAACAAAAGAGCCCCGCCGGATCAACCAGCGGGGCTCTTTCTTGTTTAGTGGGAGCGCAAGTTATTTCTTGCGGCGGCGGGCCGCAGCAAGAGCAGCAACGCCGAGGATGGCCATCGTGGCCGGTTCGGGAACCGCGCCAGCATGGACGGTGCCCTGGCCGCCACCGATCCCGTAGTCAAACGACCCTTGGTCGGTGTTGCCGAACCCGGACACGATCAGGTAGTACTGGCTGTTGGCGACCAAGACCGGAGCCGTGCCACCGGTAAAGTTCGACGTTTCGCCAGCTGCCATCCGGGACGATGCGAGGCCTTGGCCCGACCCAGTAAGGACGGTGAACGTGCCGCTGAAGTCGTCGTCGCCATCAAGCAGGTTCGTCAGCGGGGTGGCCGCGTTGAACGACGAGCCGTAAAGGAAGATATAGGTGTCGGTGTGGGGGGCCGCACCGGCGCCGTTGGCTTCCATCACGTAGCTGCCGGTCACATCAACCCAGAACGGGATGACGACATACGGAGTGGCGGTGCCGACACCGGACAGGCCTGAGAGGCTCGACGGGCGGTTCCACACGGGCGCGCCAGTGGTGGTGCCAGAACCGAGCAGGTTTTGGGCAAATGCGCCAGTCGAAACAAGGGCAAGCGCGATCAAAGCGATCTTTTTCATTTGGTTTCCTCTTCCAGTCTCCAATTAGACCGAGAATGCCTCTACTATAGCAAGAATTTGACGGCTTGTCCCCCGCAATATTACTAGTTGAAGTAAATCCATTCTGACAAACGAACTTTTCTATAGGCAAGCTTTTTGTGAATTTCTTGTCTAAAAACAGGATCAAGATTAAGGCGCGCCGCGATTGCTGGGCCCTTTGGTCGGTGCCGGGCCGGTCCACTCATGCAGACCGGCCCATTCCAATCAAGGATTACTTATCTTCCTTGAAATCGGCATCGACGACATCTTCGGCTGGTGCCCCGGAAGCGACGCCCGCCCCTTCTTTCGGGGCCTCGGATTGTTGATACAGGGCTTCCGAAAGCTTGTGGAACTCTTCTTCCAACGCGGTTTTAGCGGCCGCCATGGCGTCCAGGTCCTGGCGTTCGATGGCCTGTTGGAGTTCACCGATTCGTTCTTCGATCCGGCCGCGATCCGACTCTGAAACCTTGTCACCCAAGGATTTCAGCGTCTTTTGCGTTTCGCTGATCAGCTTTTCGCTATCGTTTTTGAGCTCTGCCGCTTCGCGGGCCTTCTTGTCGATGTCGGCGTTGGCTTCCGCATCCTTGACCATCCCCTCGATCTCTTCCTTTCCAAGGTTGCCCGAACCGGTCACCGTGATCTTTTGTTGAGTTCCGGTGGCCTTGTCGGTTGCCGTCACATTCAGGATTCCGTTGGCATCGATGTCGAATGTGACCTCAACCTGGGGAACCCGTGCCGGAGCTGGGGGAATCCCGCTGAGGTTGAACTGTCCAAGCGACTTGTTGTCTTTGGCAAGGCTCCGCTCACCTTGGAGGATGTGAATTGTCACCTCGGTTTGGTTATCCGCGGCTGTGGTGTAAACCCGGCTCTTGGTCGTCGGGATCGTGGTGTTCCGTTCGATCAACACGTCAGTGATGCCGCCTTGGGTTTCGACACCCAAACTGAGTGGGGTCACGTCGAGCAACAGGATGTCGGTCTTGTCCCCGCTGAGAACACCGGCTTGGATGGCGGCCCCAAGGGCGACCACCTCGTCGGGGTTCACGCTCTTGTTCGGATCTTTCCCGGCCATCTTCTTGACCAGTTCCTGAACCATCGGGATCCGGGT
Coding sequences within it:
- a CDS encoding PEP-CTERM sorting domain-containing protein, which produces MKKIALIALALVSTGAFAQNLLGSGTTTGAPVWNRPSSLSGLSGVGTATPYVVIPFWVDVTGSYVMEANGAGAAPHTDTYIFLYGSSFNAATPLTNLLDGDDDFSGTFTVLTGSGQGLASSRMAAGETSNFTGGTAPVLVANSQYYLIVSGFGNTDQGSFDYGIGGGQGTVHAGAVPEPATMAILGVAALAAARRRKK
- a CDS encoding primosomal protein N' (replication factor Y) - superfamily II helicase is translated as DIGGDEQQITSYQTQYDRLTFKHVLLPIWSGAYRYGGRSWAYLVNGQTGEVRGEAPVSPWKVAIAVILGLIVVGLIIYLTSKSK